In one Streptomyces sp. NBC_01288 genomic region, the following are encoded:
- a CDS encoding ABC transporter permease: MSVKTLPEAPGVDDPPGKARSRFSPAALRGAPHTGLIAVLIVVIVATSMRTDSFATDTNVINILRQVSVVAVIAAGLTLLMTAGGMDFSMGSNVAVTTAVGAQLLAHGHSTAFTVVVSLVLATLIGLVNGVVVTFTNVAPFVATLATATLLDGVALLVLDSVSVSIGTKMFALGNNKILGVPYLLVVAILVLVATALVMRFTVFGRDAFAIGGNEHVARLSGINVTARKLSLYALTGALSGLAGLMLLSRLSGSSPGTGGLSLQLQAVAAVVIGGTALAGGHGTVVGTALGVVLLGVVANALNLLQVSSNYQSVSVGAVLLIAAVANEMHKARSARH; encoded by the coding sequence GTGAGCGTCAAGACACTTCCCGAAGCCCCCGGCGTCGACGACCCACCCGGGAAAGCCCGTTCCCGCTTCTCGCCGGCGGCCTTGCGCGGGGCCCCGCACACCGGGCTGATCGCCGTCCTGATCGTCGTGATCGTGGCCACCTCGATGCGGACCGACTCGTTCGCCACCGACACGAACGTCATCAACATCCTGCGCCAGGTCAGCGTCGTCGCCGTGATCGCGGCGGGACTCACGCTGCTGATGACCGCGGGCGGCATGGACTTCTCGATGGGCAGCAACGTCGCCGTGACGACCGCGGTCGGGGCGCAGTTGCTGGCCCACGGCCACTCCACCGCGTTCACCGTCGTCGTCTCACTCGTACTGGCCACGCTGATCGGTCTGGTCAACGGGGTGGTCGTGACGTTCACGAACGTCGCCCCCTTCGTCGCGACCCTGGCGACGGCCACCCTGCTGGACGGCGTCGCCCTGCTCGTGCTCGACAGCGTCAGCGTCTCCATCGGCACCAAGATGTTCGCCCTCGGCAACAACAAGATCCTCGGGGTGCCGTACCTGCTGGTCGTGGCGATCCTCGTGCTGGTGGCGACCGCCCTGGTCATGCGGTTCACCGTGTTCGGCCGCGACGCCTTCGCCATCGGCGGCAACGAGCACGTCGCCCGGCTCAGCGGCATCAATGTCACCGCCCGCAAGCTCTCGCTCTACGCCCTCACCGGCGCCCTGTCCGGCCTCGCGGGCCTGATGCTGCTGTCCCGGCTCAGCGGCAGCAGCCCCGGCACCGGCGGACTCTCCCTCCAGCTCCAGGCCGTCGCGGCGGTCGTCATCGGCGGCACCGCCCTGGCCGGCGGCCACGGCACGGTCGTAGGCACCGCGCTCGGTGTGGTCCTCCTCGGCGTGGTCGCCAACGCGCTGAACCTGCTCCAGGTCTCCAGCAACTACCAGTCGGTCTCCGTCGGCGCGGTGCTGCTCATCGCGGCCGTCGCCAACGAGATGCACAAGGCACGTTCCGCACGGCATTGA
- a CDS encoding sugar ABC transporter substrate-binding protein: MRISFRSRRAMLAAFAGTTLVLSGCGTSDDSGSSGDVTLGFVNGGDTEFHSCLQKAVEQEAKTENAKVFTANSHQNSTTELSNIEDMTSRNVSALIVQTVNVDALKGDIAKAKAADIPIYLTSVATSDVNDILGAAVVDLTKVGALDAGWVATDAGGKSVEVGVIAGAPGAASDLLVGGFTKALPSTAKVVANQPGMFNPVKAQDVAENMIQAHPNLEYAFVASEDMALAARKAFDAAGKKDVKIVTVNGTDEGLAAVKDGRLSATVANSAMAIGQTAVKNAVGLLAEKKVDKIANIPLLLVTKDNLSKAPQYCPK; this comes from the coding sequence ATGAGAATCTCGTTCCGTTCCCGCAGAGCCATGCTCGCCGCGTTCGCCGGCACCACTCTCGTACTGAGCGGTTGCGGCACGAGCGACGACAGCGGCAGTTCCGGCGATGTCACCCTCGGGTTCGTCAACGGCGGCGACACCGAGTTCCACAGCTGTCTCCAGAAAGCGGTCGAGCAGGAGGCGAAGACGGAGAACGCCAAGGTCTTCACCGCCAACTCGCACCAGAATTCCACCACCGAGCTGTCCAACATCGAGGACATGACCTCGCGCAACGTGAGCGCGCTGATCGTGCAGACGGTCAACGTGGACGCGCTGAAGGGCGACATCGCCAAGGCGAAGGCCGCGGACATACCGATCTATCTGACCTCCGTTGCCACCAGCGACGTGAACGACATCCTCGGCGCGGCCGTCGTGGACCTCACGAAGGTCGGCGCCCTGGACGCGGGCTGGGTCGCGACCGACGCGGGCGGCAAGAGCGTCGAGGTCGGCGTCATCGCGGGTGCGCCCGGCGCCGCCTCCGACCTCCTCGTGGGCGGTTTCACCAAGGCGCTGCCCAGCACCGCGAAGGTGGTCGCGAACCAGCCGGGCATGTTCAACCCGGTGAAGGCGCAGGACGTCGCGGAGAACATGATCCAGGCGCATCCGAACCTGGAGTACGCGTTCGTCGCCTCCGAGGACATGGCGCTGGCCGCCCGCAAGGCGTTCGACGCGGCCGGCAAGAAGGACGTGAAGATCGTGACCGTCAACGGCACGGACGAGGGCCTGGCCGCCGTCAAGGACGGACGGCTCTCCGCCACCGTGGCCAACTCGGCCATGGCGATCGGACAGACCGCCGTGAAGAACGCGGTCGGTCTGCTGGCCGAGAAAAAGGTTGACAAAATTGCCAACATTCCTCTTTTGTTGGTGACCAAGGACAACCTGAGCAAGGCCCCCCAGTACTGCCCGAAGTAA
- a CDS encoding LysR family transcriptional regulator gives MDRLLLMHSFVTVAQAGSFSGAAKKLGSSGSLVSRHVAELERQVGVRLVNRTARSVSLTEPGLKYAEFAARILDEIEAEDAVISHLHDRAEGTLSIICPKWIGSLDLGDAIAAFSAAHPKIHVRFELGGMSDRTYDFLDSGFDVAFHTRDLRDSSVRLKKIASLPFVLCAAEKYLERGGPLTEPNGLAHHDCLVHVNDPVWRIGHGHASTLHKIRNIAFSSNSYIALQKAAVHGRGIALLPQRPAYDDLMTGALQVLLPELAVPDRPLFAIYGPGQATPRKVSVFLDFLAEWFSQNPIPAIES, from the coding sequence ATGGATCGACTGCTCCTCATGCACAGCTTCGTCACCGTCGCGCAGGCCGGCAGCTTCAGCGGCGCGGCGAAGAAGCTGGGCTCGTCGGGCTCGCTGGTGTCGCGCCACGTCGCCGAGCTGGAACGACAGGTGGGCGTCCGCCTGGTCAACCGCACCGCCCGCTCGGTCAGCCTCACCGAACCGGGGCTGAAGTACGCCGAGTTCGCGGCCCGCATCCTCGACGAGATAGAGGCCGAGGACGCTGTCATCTCGCACCTCCACGACCGCGCCGAGGGCACCCTGAGCATCATCTGCCCGAAGTGGATAGGCAGCCTGGACCTCGGGGACGCGATCGCCGCCTTCTCCGCCGCCCACCCCAAGATCCACGTCCGCTTCGAGCTCGGCGGTATGTCGGACCGTACGTACGACTTCCTGGACAGCGGCTTCGACGTCGCCTTCCACACCCGCGACCTGCGCGACTCCAGCGTCCGCCTCAAGAAGATCGCCTCACTGCCCTTCGTCCTCTGCGCCGCCGAGAAGTACCTGGAGCGCGGCGGCCCCCTCACCGAGCCCAACGGCCTCGCCCACCACGACTGCCTCGTCCACGTCAACGACCCGGTCTGGCGCATCGGCCACGGCCACGCCTCCACCCTGCACAAGATCCGCAACATCGCCTTCTCGTCGAACTCGTACATCGCCCTCCAGAAGGCCGCCGTCCACGGCCGCGGCATCGCCCTGCTGCCCCAGCGTCCCGCCTACGACGACCTGATGACCGGCGCCCTCCAGGTCCTGCTCCCCGAGCTGGCGGTCCCCGACCGCCCCCTGTTCGCGATCTACGGCCCCGGCCAGGCCACCCCGCGCAAGGTCAGCGTGTTCCTGGACTTCCTCGCCGAATGGTTCTCGCAGAATCCCATTCCGGCCATCGAGTCGTAG
- a CDS encoding VOC family protein, translating to MGIQRIESVTYGIDDVDECVRFFGDFGLFLLERTEEHAVFETLTGQTLHLDTVPGPLLPPPVEAGPTIREVVWGVDTPEELARLVAELGRDRKVHASADGVHHTVDESGFGVGLTLARPKNADVTPRPANALGSVARWNTALDPLTRAFPLRMCHVALNIVKAGREEAVAFYTERLGFRPTDIVEPMGVFMQAPGDDDQHTMLLCHRPDRAGVNHIAYEVPGFDDVIEGGNHMIERGWREARKLGRHTVGSNVFRFLHAPCGGRVEYAADMDRVDDTYETRVHETTPPHHIWALRSNRDQQDAPAT from the coding sequence ATGGGAATCCAGAGAATCGAATCCGTCACCTACGGGATCGACGACGTAGACGAATGTGTCCGTTTCTTCGGCGACTTCGGGCTGTTCCTGCTGGAACGGACCGAGGAGCACGCGGTCTTCGAGACCCTCACCGGGCAGACCCTCCACCTGGACACCGTGCCCGGCCCCCTGCTGCCGCCGCCGGTGGAGGCAGGCCCGACCATCCGTGAGGTGGTCTGGGGCGTCGACACCCCGGAGGAACTCGCCCGCCTGGTCGCCGAGTTGGGCCGCGATCGCAAGGTCCACGCGAGCGCCGACGGCGTCCACCACACCGTCGACGAGAGCGGCTTCGGCGTCGGACTCACCCTGGCCCGCCCGAAGAACGCGGACGTCACCCCGCGCCCCGCCAACGCGCTGGGCAGCGTGGCCCGTTGGAACACCGCCCTGGACCCGCTCACCCGGGCGTTCCCGCTGCGCATGTGCCATGTCGCGCTGAACATCGTCAAGGCCGGGCGAGAGGAAGCCGTCGCGTTCTACACCGAGCGGCTCGGCTTCCGGCCCACCGACATCGTCGAACCGATGGGCGTCTTCATGCAGGCACCGGGCGACGACGACCAGCACACCATGCTGCTCTGCCACCGCCCCGACCGCGCCGGCGTCAACCACATCGCCTACGAGGTCCCCGGCTTCGACGACGTCATCGAGGGCGGCAACCACATGATCGAGCGCGGCTGGCGGGAGGCCCGCAAGCTCGGCCGCCACACCGTCGGTTCGAACGTCTTCCGCTTCCTGCACGCCCCGTGCGGCGGCCGCGTCGAGTACGCGGCGGACATGGACCGCGTCGACGACACCTACGAGACCCGCGTCCACGAGACCACCCCGCCGCACCACATCTGGGCGCTGCGCTCCAACCGCGACCAGCAGGACGCCCCCGCCACCTGA
- a CDS encoding NAD-dependent succinate-semialdehyde dehydrogenase: MTSDHGYPAVRMYIAGEWCQGGTGRTAPIVNPATEKVIGDVPLATTADLDRALDAATEGFRIWRDTPIGKRSAILHAAADLITERAPDIGRIMAQEQGKPLREGATEALRTADTLRWHIEDARRAYGRIIPSAPGTVLTVRREPVGPVAAFVPWNFPVGGPNRKLSSALSAGCSIVIKASEETPGTAAALVACYADAGLPAGVLNLVFGEPAEISAHLIPSPRIRLVAFTGSVPVGKLLAAQAGEVMKPTLMELGGHAPVIVCADADPVKSARKAAQAKFFNAGQVCTSPSRFFVHASIVEAFTAEFVKAAQEVTVGDGLDADTTMGPLANERRLQAMENLVSDAVERGAKVLTGGQRLSRDGYFYAPTVLTDVPADAKVMHEEPFGPLAPIVPFTDLDETLAVANSLPYGLAAYGFTESAATAEKLSDALEAGILSINHCGGSVAEAPSGGVKESGYGREGGPEALDAYLITKRVSHLLAG; the protein is encoded by the coding sequence ATGACCTCCGACCACGGCTACCCCGCCGTCCGCATGTACATCGCGGGCGAGTGGTGCCAGGGCGGCACCGGACGGACCGCCCCGATCGTGAACCCGGCCACCGAGAAGGTGATCGGCGACGTACCCCTCGCCACCACCGCCGACCTCGACCGCGCCCTCGACGCGGCCACCGAGGGCTTCCGCATCTGGCGCGACACCCCGATAGGAAAGCGCTCCGCGATCCTGCACGCCGCCGCCGACCTGATCACCGAACGCGCCCCCGACATCGGCCGCATCATGGCCCAGGAACAGGGCAAGCCCCTCCGCGAGGGCGCCACCGAGGCCCTGCGCACCGCCGACACCCTGCGCTGGCACATCGAGGACGCCCGCCGCGCCTACGGCCGGATCATCCCGTCCGCACCCGGCACCGTCCTCACCGTCCGCCGCGAACCGGTCGGCCCCGTCGCCGCGTTCGTGCCGTGGAACTTCCCCGTCGGCGGCCCCAACCGCAAGCTGTCCTCGGCCCTGTCGGCCGGTTGCTCGATCGTCATCAAGGCGTCCGAGGAAACTCCCGGGACCGCCGCCGCGCTCGTCGCCTGCTACGCCGACGCCGGACTCCCGGCCGGTGTCCTCAACCTCGTCTTCGGCGAACCGGCCGAAATATCAGCCCACTTGATCCCCTCGCCGCGGATCCGCCTGGTCGCCTTCACCGGCTCGGTCCCGGTCGGCAAGCTCCTCGCCGCCCAGGCCGGCGAGGTCATGAAGCCCACCCTGATGGAACTCGGCGGCCACGCCCCGGTCATCGTCTGCGCCGACGCCGACCCGGTGAAGTCCGCCCGCAAGGCGGCCCAGGCGAAGTTCTTCAACGCGGGCCAGGTGTGCACCTCGCCGAGCCGCTTCTTCGTCCACGCGAGCATCGTCGAGGCCTTCACCGCCGAGTTCGTGAAGGCCGCCCAGGAAGTCACCGTAGGAGACGGCCTCGACGCCGACACCACCATGGGCCCGCTGGCCAACGAGCGCCGACTGCAGGCCATGGAGAACCTGGTTTCCGACGCCGTCGAACGCGGCGCCAAGGTGCTCACCGGCGGCCAACGCCTGAGCCGCGACGGCTACTTCTACGCCCCGACCGTCCTCACCGACGTACCGGCGGACGCAAAGGTGATGCACGAGGAACCCTTCGGCCCGCTCGCGCCGATCGTCCCGTTCACCGACTTGGATGAGACCCTGGCCGTCGCCAACTCCCTTCCCTACGGCCTCGCCGCCTACGGCTTCACCGAGTCCGCGGCCACCGCGGAGAAGCTCTCGGACGCGCTGGAGGCCGGCATCCTCTCCATCAACCACTGCGGCGGCTCCGTCGCGGAAGCCCCCTCCGGTGGCGTGAAGGAGAGCGGCTACGGCAGGGAGGGCGGCCCCGAAGCCCTCGACGCCTACCTCATCACCAAGCGCGTCTCGCACCTGCTGGCGGGCTGA
- a CDS encoding fumarylacetoacetate hydrolase family protein, translating into MRYTRVAVGGRAVWGRVGESRVELLSESPLDGDPTVIGTVPIADAHWLPVVVPPVFYAVGMNYPRHIAHAHAETPTRPEVGYRANNALTGHRSPIVKPAEVEGRFEAEPELVAVIGRTLKHASYDEARKSVFGWTIGNDVSARAWQHQDRSFWRSKNSDTFKPMGPWIETDVDALAQTTTLRVNGEVRASFATGDMVFDPFDHIVELTKHITMHPGDVLWMGAESTCQLEPGDTVDIEISGIGVLSNPVHSEGNPS; encoded by the coding sequence ATGAGGTACACGCGAGTTGCGGTCGGCGGCCGGGCGGTGTGGGGCCGCGTGGGGGAGTCGCGCGTCGAGCTGCTGTCCGAGTCCCCTCTCGATGGGGACCCGACCGTGATCGGCACGGTGCCGATCGCAGACGCCCACTGGCTGCCCGTCGTAGTCCCGCCCGTGTTCTACGCCGTCGGCATGAACTACCCGCGGCACATCGCGCATGCCCACGCCGAGACCCCCACCCGTCCCGAGGTCGGCTACCGAGCCAACAACGCGCTCACCGGCCACCGTTCACCCATCGTCAAGCCGGCCGAGGTCGAGGGACGCTTCGAGGCCGAGCCCGAACTCGTCGCGGTCATCGGCCGCACCCTGAAGCACGCCTCCTACGACGAGGCCCGCAAGTCGGTCTTCGGCTGGACGATCGGCAACGACGTGAGCGCCCGCGCCTGGCAGCACCAGGACCGCTCCTTCTGGCGCAGCAAGAACAGCGACACGTTCAAGCCGATGGGCCCGTGGATCGAAACCGATGTCGACGCGCTCGCGCAGACCACGACACTCCGTGTGAACGGTGAGGTCCGCGCCTCGTTCGCCACCGGCGACATGGTCTTCGACCCGTTCGACCACATCGTCGAGCTGACCAAGCACATCACCATGCACCCGGGGGACGTGCTGTGGATGGGTGCCGAGTCCACCTGCCAACTCGAACCCGGGGACACCGTGGACATCGAGATCAGCGGCATCGGCGTCCTGTCCAACCCCGTACACAGCGAAGGGAATCCGTCATGA
- a CDS encoding VOC family protein: MSSAPRYIHHVNFPTTDPDRTAEWYTKVFGMKRIMPKSNTRVVLMTRGNFDLHFTPVEEMERMAPYHFAVEVDDWDDFLAHLKELGIRHTRPIERPENQSKFCYIHDPDHTMIELVFHGRRPN, encoded by the coding sequence ATGAGCAGCGCACCCCGCTACATCCACCACGTCAACTTCCCCACCACCGACCCCGACCGCACCGCCGAGTGGTACACGAAGGTCTTCGGGATGAAGCGCATCATGCCCAAGTCCAACACCCGTGTGGTGCTGATGACCCGAGGCAACTTCGACCTCCACTTCACCCCGGTCGAGGAGATGGAGCGCATGGCGCCCTATCACTTCGCCGTCGAGGTCGACGACTGGGACGACTTCCTCGCCCACCTCAAGGAGCTGGGCATCCGGCACACCCGGCCGATCGAACGGCCCGAGAACCAGTCGAAGTTCTGCTACATCCACGACCCCGACCACACCATGATCGAGCTCGTCTTCCACGGCCGCCGCCCCAACTAG
- a CDS encoding alpha/beta fold hydrolase has product MPIADSDGTSIYYERHGSGPAILFVHGSGGHHAAWWQQVAALREEFTIVTVDLRGFGKSDSSMPEFDGQDFPGDVVAVLDQEDLTDAMLVGQSIGSVAALRAGLLRPERVGSVVLGHSLGGISHPELKELAAADRAEAVKLPVIDRLLTKRFQQERADLTFLFQQMGTFNVARMQDLRNLDTDGPTLDDIQNSGVRVAFLAGEKDAVLSVKTVTRAHELLPGSHLEIVPDAPHSMYWETPAKYNAAVAHLRRTLTAPKEAA; this is encoded by the coding sequence ATGCCCATCGCCGACTCCGACGGCACCTCCATCTACTACGAGCGCCACGGCAGCGGCCCGGCGATCCTGTTCGTGCACGGCAGCGGCGGCCACCACGCCGCCTGGTGGCAGCAAGTGGCCGCACTCCGCGAGGAGTTCACGATCGTCACCGTGGACCTGCGCGGCTTCGGCAAGTCCGACTCGTCGATGCCTGAGTTCGACGGCCAGGACTTCCCCGGTGACGTGGTCGCGGTACTGGACCAAGAGGACCTGACCGACGCGATGTTGGTCGGCCAGTCCATCGGCTCCGTCGCCGCGCTCCGGGCCGGACTGCTCCGCCCCGAGCGCGTGGGCTCCGTCGTGCTCGGCCACTCGCTGGGCGGCATCAGCCACCCCGAGCTGAAGGAACTCGCCGCCGCCGACCGCGCCGAGGCCGTCAAACTGCCGGTCATCGACCGCCTGTTGACCAAGAGATTCCAGCAGGAACGCGCCGATCTCACCTTCCTCTTCCAGCAGATGGGCACGTTCAACGTCGCCAGGATGCAGGATCTGCGCAACCTCGACACCGACGGCCCGACCCTGGACGACATCCAGAACTCCGGCGTGAGAGTCGCCTTCCTGGCCGGCGAGAAGGACGCGGTGCTCAGCGTGAAGACCGTGACCCGCGCCCACGAACTGCTGCCCGGCTCGCACCTGGAGATCGTCCCGGACGCCCCGCACTCCATGTACTGGGAGACACCCGCGAAGTACAACGCCGCCGTCGCCCACCTGCGCCGCACCCTCACCGCACCGAAGGAAGCAGCATGA
- a CDS encoding GlcG/HbpS family heme-binding protein: MSSLTLDAAEEIIDAAHKRAQSIGKAVSVAVVDAGGFPIAIRRPDGARPLTPDIARAKAYTAAIMQRPGKMLKKWQESQPVFFAQLSQLPGAAMPIMATEGSLTIKKDGEIIGGLGIAGGTADEDQQIAEEVLASLGYELEFAAWGVAGKPASTGKDA, encoded by the coding sequence ATGAGCAGCCTCACCCTGGACGCCGCCGAGGAGATCATCGACGCCGCCCACAAGCGCGCCCAGTCGATCGGGAAGGCGGTCAGCGTCGCCGTCGTGGACGCCGGCGGTTTCCCCATCGCCATCCGCCGCCCGGACGGCGCCCGCCCGCTCACCCCCGACATCGCCCGCGCCAAGGCGTACACGGCCGCCATCATGCAGCGGCCCGGCAAGATGCTGAAGAAGTGGCAGGAGAGCCAGCCCGTGTTCTTCGCCCAGCTCTCCCAACTCCCCGGCGCCGCCATGCCGATCATGGCCACCGAAGGCAGCCTCACCATCAAGAAAGACGGCGAGATCATCGGCGGCCTCGGTATCGCGGGCGGCACAGCGGACGAGGACCAGCAGATCGCCGAGGAGGTGCTCGCCTCCCTCGGGTATGAACTGGAGTTCGCCGCTTGGGGCGTCGCGGGCAAGCCGGCCTCGACCGGAAAGGACGCATGA